A single genomic interval of Piliocolobus tephrosceles isolate RC106 chromosome 7, ASM277652v3, whole genome shotgun sequence harbors:
- the LOC111520901 gene encoding ribonucleases P/MRP protein subunit POP1 isoform X2 — MSNAKERKHAKKMRNQPTNVTLSSGFVADRGVKHHSGGEKPFQAQKQEPHPGTSRQWQTRVNPHSLPDPDVNEQSSSKGMFRKKGGWKAGPEGTSQEIPKYITASTFAQARAAEISAMLKAVTQKSSNSLVFQTLPRHMRRRAMSHNVKRLPRRLQEIAQKEAEKAVHQKKEHSKNKCHKARRCHMNRTLEFNRRQKKNIWLETHIWHAKRFHMVRKWGYCLGERPTVKSHRACYRAMTNRCLLQDLSYYCCLELKGKEEEILKALSGMCSIDTGLTFAAVHCLSGKRQGSLVLYRVNKYPREMLGPVTFIWKSQRTPGDTSESRQLWIWLHPTLKQDILEEIKAACQCVEPIKSTVCIADPVLTQSQEKSQTELPDGKIGKKRKRKDDGENAKPIKKIIGDGTRDPCLPYSWISPTTGIVISDLTMEMNRFRLIGPLSHSILTEAIKAASVHTVGEDTEETPHRWWIETCKNPDSVSLHCRQEAIFELLGGITSPAEIPAGTILGLTVGDPRINLPQKKSKALPNPEKCQDNEKVRQLLLEGVPVECTHSFIWNQDICKSVTENKISDQDLNRMRSELLVPGSQLILGPHESKIPILLIQQPGKVTGEDRLGWGSGWDVLLPKGWGMAFWIPFIYRGARVGGLKESAVHSQYKRSPNVPGDFPDCPAGMLFAEEQANNLLEKYKRRPPAKRPNYVKLGTLAPFCCPWEQLTQDWESRGQAHEEPSVASSPNGKESKLRRSEAPCAPMPKKPHQPSDEVGTSIEHPREAEEVMDAVCQESPGPASITDQEASENHVAATGSQLCVLRSRKLLKQLSAWCGPSSEDTRGARRAPGRGQQGLTREACLSILGHFPRALVWVSLSLLSKGSPEPHTMICVPAKEDFLQLREDWHYCGPQESKHSDPFRSKILEQKEKKKREKRQKPGCASSDGPAWEEPVAGQEALTLGLWSGPLPRVTMHCSRTLLGFVTQGDFSMAVGCGEALGFVSLTGLLDTLSSQPAAQRGLVLLRPPASLQYRFARIAIEV; from the exons ATGTctaatgcaaaagaaagaaaacacgcCAAGAAAATGAGAAACCAGCCCACCAATGTGACTCTGTCCTCTGGCTTTGTGGCTGACAGAGGCGTAAAGCACCACAGTGGAGGTGAAAAACCTTTCCAAGCTCAAAAACAAG AGCCTCATCCTGGAACTTCACGACAGTGGCAAACCAGAGTCAACCCCCACTCTCTGCCTGACCCTGATGTGAATGAGCAGTCTTCCTCCAAAGGGATGTTTAGAAAAAAGGGAGGATGGAAAGCAGGTCCCGAGGGCACGTCTCAGGAGATCCCCAAGTATATAACTG CTTCTACTTTTGCTCAAGCACGAGCGGCTGAAATCAGCGCTATGTTAAAAGCTGTGACCCAGAAGTCTTCGAATTCACTGGTTTTCCAGACTCTGCCACGGCACATGCGACGAAGAGCCATGAGCCACAATGTCAAACGTCTTCCCAGACGGTTACAGGAGATTGCACAGAAAGAG GCAGAGAAAGCTGTACATCagaaaaaagaacattcaaaaaataaatgccataAAGCTCGAAGATGTCACATGAACCGGACGCTAGAATTTAACCGTAGACAAAAGAAGAACATTTGGTTAGAAACCCACATCTGGCATGCCAAGCGGTTTCACATGGTCAGGAAGTGGGGCTACTGCCTTGGGGAGAGGCCAACAGTCAAGAGCCACAGAGCCTGCTATCGAGCCATGACGAACCGGTGCCTCCTGCAG GATTTATCCTACTACTGTTGTTTGGAGttgaaaggcaaagaggaagaaatactAAAGGCACTTTCTGGAATGTGTAGCATAGACACAG GACTGACGTTTGCAGCAGTTCACTGCTTGTCTGGAAAGCGCCAAGGGAGCCTTGTGCTTTATCGAGTGAATAAATATCCCAGAGAAATGCTTGGGCCTGTTACGTTTATCTGGAAGTCCCAGAGGACCCCTGGTGACACTTCTGAGAGCAGGCAGCTGTGGATCTGGCTGCATCCAACCCTTAAACAG gatatCTTAGAGGAAATAAAAGCAGCGTGTCAGTGCGTGGAACCCATCAAATCAACTGTCTGCATTGCTGACCCAGTTCTGACACAATCCCAAGAAAAAAGCCAAACTGAATTGCCTGATGGGAAAAttggcaagaaaagaaaaaggaaagacgATGGAGAAAATGCtaaaccaattaaaaaaattatcggTGATGGAACTAGAGATCCATGTCTACCATACTCTTGGATCTCTCCAACCACAGGCATTGTAATCAG tgatTTGACGATGGAGATGAACAGATTCCGGCTGATTGGGCCACTTTCCCACTCCATCCTAACTGAAGCAATAAAAGCTGCTTCTGTCCACACT GTGGGAGAGGACACAGAGGAGACACCTCACCGCTGGTGGATAGAAACCTGTAAGAATCCTGACAGTGTTTCCCTTCATTGCAGACAAGAAGCCATTTTCGAGTTGTTGGGAG gaATAACATCACCAGCAGAAATTCCGGCAGGTACTATTCTGGGACTGACAGTTGGGGATCCGCGAATAAATTTGCCCCAAAAGAAGTCCAAAGCTTTGCCCAATCCAGAAAAATGCCAAG ATAATGAGAAAGTTAGACAGCTGCTTCTGGAGGGTGTGCCTGTGGAATGTACGCATAGCTTTATCTGGAACCAAGATATCTGTAAGAGTGTCACAGAGAATAAAATCTCGGATCAG GATTTAAACCGGATGAGGAGTGAATTGCTGGTGCCTGGGTCACAGCTTATTTTAGGTCCCCATGAATCCAAGATACCTatacttttgattcagcagccAGGAAAAGTGACTGGTGAAGACCGACTAGGCTGGGGAAGTGGCTGGGATGTCCtactcccaaagggctggggcATGGCTTTCTGGATTCCATTT ATCTATCGAGGTGCGAGAGTCGGAGGGCTGAAAGAGTCTGCAGTGCATTCTCAGTATAAGAGGTCGCCTAATGTCCCAGGCGATTTTCCAGACTGCCCTGCCGGGATGCTGTTTGCAGAAGAGCAAGCTAATAATCTTCTTGAAAAGTACAAAAG aCGCCCTCCTGCAAAACGGCCCAACTACGTTAAGCTTGGCACTCTGGCACCTTTCTGCTGTCCCTGGGAGCAGTTAACTCAAGACTGGGAGTCAAGAGGCCAGGCCCACGAAGAACCTTCTGTAGCTTCATCTCCAAATGGTAAGGAGAGTAAGCTAAGAAGATCTGAGGCGCCTTGTGCTCCCATGCCTAAAAAACCTCATCAGCCATCTGACGAAGTGGGCACATCCATAGAGCACcccagggaggcagaagaggtAATGGATGCAGTGTGTCAAGAATCGCCAGGGCCCGCGAGCATCACAGACCAGGAGGCCAGTGAAAACCATGTTGCTGCCACGGGGAGTCAACTCTGTGTTCTCAG GAGTAGAAAATTACTGAAGCAACTGTCAGCCTGGTGTGGGCCCAGTTCTGAGGACACTCGGGGAGCCCGGCGAGCTCCTGGCAGAGGCCAGCAAGGATTGACCAGAGAGGCCTGCCTGTCCATCTTGGGCCACTTCCCCAGGGCCCTGGTGTGGGTCAGCCTGTCTCTGCTCAGCAAGGGCAGCCCCGAGCCTCACACCATGATCTGCGTCCCAGCCAAGGAGGACTTCCTCCAGCTCCGTGAGGACTGGCATTACTGTGGGCCCCAGGAATCCAAACACAGTGACCCATTCAGGAGCaagatcctggaacagaaagagaagaagaaaagggagaagaggcAGAAGCCGGGATGCGCCTCTTCTGATGGCCCGGCGTGGGAAGAGCCCGTGGCTGGGCAGGAAGCTCTGACTCTGGGGCTGTGGTCAGGCCCTCTGCCGCGTGTGACGATGCACTGCTCCAGAACTCTCCTAGGCTTTGTGACTCAGGGAGATTTTTCCATGGCTGTTGGCTGTGGAGAAGCCCTGGGGTTTGTTAGCTTGACAGGCTTGCTGGATACGCTGTCCAGCCAGCCGGCAGCGCAGAGGGGCTTAGTGCTACTGAGGCCTCCTGCCTCTCTGCAATATCGATTTGCGAGGATTGCTATTGAGGTGTGA
- the LOC111520901 gene encoding ribonucleases P/MRP protein subunit POP1 isoform X1, whose protein sequence is MSNAKERKHAKKMRNQPTNVTLSSGFVADRGVKHHSGGEKPFQAQKQEPHPGTSRQWQTRVNPHSLPDPDVNEQSSSKGMFRKKGGWKAGPEGTSQEIPKYITASTFAQARAAEISAMLKAVTQKSSNSLVFQTLPRHMRRRAMSHNVKRLPRRLQEIAQKEAEKAVHQKKEHSKNKCHKARRCHMNRTLEFNRRQKKNIWLETHIWHAKRFHMVRKWGYCLGERPTVKSHRACYRAMTNRCLLQDLSYYCCLELKGKEEEILKALSGMCSIDTGLTFAAVHCLSGKRQGSLVLYRVNKYPREMLGPVTFIWKSQRTPGDTSESRQLWIWLHPTLKQDILEEIKAACQCVEPIKSTVCIADPVLTQSQEKSQTELPDGKIGKKRKRKDDGENAKPIKKIIGDGTRDPCLPYSWISPTTGIVISDLTMEMNRFRLIGPLSHSILTEAIKAASVHTVRVKMTVGEDTEETPHRWWIETCKNPDSVSLHCRQEAIFELLGGITSPAEIPAGTILGLTVGDPRINLPQKKSKALPNPEKCQDNEKVRQLLLEGVPVECTHSFIWNQDICKSVTENKISDQDLNRMRSELLVPGSQLILGPHESKIPILLIQQPGKVTGEDRLGWGSGWDVLLPKGWGMAFWIPFIYRGARVGGLKESAVHSQYKRSPNVPGDFPDCPAGMLFAEEQANNLLEKYKRRPPAKRPNYVKLGTLAPFCCPWEQLTQDWESRGQAHEEPSVASSPNGKESKLRRSEAPCAPMPKKPHQPSDEVGTSIEHPREAEEVMDAVCQESPGPASITDQEASENHVAATGSQLCVLRSRKLLKQLSAWCGPSSEDTRGARRAPGRGQQGLTREACLSILGHFPRALVWVSLSLLSKGSPEPHTMICVPAKEDFLQLREDWHYCGPQESKHSDPFRSKILEQKEKKKREKRQKPGCASSDGPAWEEPVAGQEALTLGLWSGPLPRVTMHCSRTLLGFVTQGDFSMAVGCGEALGFVSLTGLLDTLSSQPAAQRGLVLLRPPASLQYRFARIAIEV, encoded by the exons ATGTctaatgcaaaagaaagaaaacacgcCAAGAAAATGAGAAACCAGCCCACCAATGTGACTCTGTCCTCTGGCTTTGTGGCTGACAGAGGCGTAAAGCACCACAGTGGAGGTGAAAAACCTTTCCAAGCTCAAAAACAAG AGCCTCATCCTGGAACTTCACGACAGTGGCAAACCAGAGTCAACCCCCACTCTCTGCCTGACCCTGATGTGAATGAGCAGTCTTCCTCCAAAGGGATGTTTAGAAAAAAGGGAGGATGGAAAGCAGGTCCCGAGGGCACGTCTCAGGAGATCCCCAAGTATATAACTG CTTCTACTTTTGCTCAAGCACGAGCGGCTGAAATCAGCGCTATGTTAAAAGCTGTGACCCAGAAGTCTTCGAATTCACTGGTTTTCCAGACTCTGCCACGGCACATGCGACGAAGAGCCATGAGCCACAATGTCAAACGTCTTCCCAGACGGTTACAGGAGATTGCACAGAAAGAG GCAGAGAAAGCTGTACATCagaaaaaagaacattcaaaaaataaatgccataAAGCTCGAAGATGTCACATGAACCGGACGCTAGAATTTAACCGTAGACAAAAGAAGAACATTTGGTTAGAAACCCACATCTGGCATGCCAAGCGGTTTCACATGGTCAGGAAGTGGGGCTACTGCCTTGGGGAGAGGCCAACAGTCAAGAGCCACAGAGCCTGCTATCGAGCCATGACGAACCGGTGCCTCCTGCAG GATTTATCCTACTACTGTTGTTTGGAGttgaaaggcaaagaggaagaaatactAAAGGCACTTTCTGGAATGTGTAGCATAGACACAG GACTGACGTTTGCAGCAGTTCACTGCTTGTCTGGAAAGCGCCAAGGGAGCCTTGTGCTTTATCGAGTGAATAAATATCCCAGAGAAATGCTTGGGCCTGTTACGTTTATCTGGAAGTCCCAGAGGACCCCTGGTGACACTTCTGAGAGCAGGCAGCTGTGGATCTGGCTGCATCCAACCCTTAAACAG gatatCTTAGAGGAAATAAAAGCAGCGTGTCAGTGCGTGGAACCCATCAAATCAACTGTCTGCATTGCTGACCCAGTTCTGACACAATCCCAAGAAAAAAGCCAAACTGAATTGCCTGATGGGAAAAttggcaagaaaagaaaaaggaaagacgATGGAGAAAATGCtaaaccaattaaaaaaattatcggTGATGGAACTAGAGATCCATGTCTACCATACTCTTGGATCTCTCCAACCACAGGCATTGTAATCAG tgatTTGACGATGGAGATGAACAGATTCCGGCTGATTGGGCCACTTTCCCACTCCATCCTAACTGAAGCAATAAAAGCTGCTTCTGTCCACACTGTAAGAGTAAAAATGACG GTGGGAGAGGACACAGAGGAGACACCTCACCGCTGGTGGATAGAAACCTGTAAGAATCCTGACAGTGTTTCCCTTCATTGCAGACAAGAAGCCATTTTCGAGTTGTTGGGAG gaATAACATCACCAGCAGAAATTCCGGCAGGTACTATTCTGGGACTGACAGTTGGGGATCCGCGAATAAATTTGCCCCAAAAGAAGTCCAAAGCTTTGCCCAATCCAGAAAAATGCCAAG ATAATGAGAAAGTTAGACAGCTGCTTCTGGAGGGTGTGCCTGTGGAATGTACGCATAGCTTTATCTGGAACCAAGATATCTGTAAGAGTGTCACAGAGAATAAAATCTCGGATCAG GATTTAAACCGGATGAGGAGTGAATTGCTGGTGCCTGGGTCACAGCTTATTTTAGGTCCCCATGAATCCAAGATACCTatacttttgattcagcagccAGGAAAAGTGACTGGTGAAGACCGACTAGGCTGGGGAAGTGGCTGGGATGTCCtactcccaaagggctggggcATGGCTTTCTGGATTCCATTT ATCTATCGAGGTGCGAGAGTCGGAGGGCTGAAAGAGTCTGCAGTGCATTCTCAGTATAAGAGGTCGCCTAATGTCCCAGGCGATTTTCCAGACTGCCCTGCCGGGATGCTGTTTGCAGAAGAGCAAGCTAATAATCTTCTTGAAAAGTACAAAAG aCGCCCTCCTGCAAAACGGCCCAACTACGTTAAGCTTGGCACTCTGGCACCTTTCTGCTGTCCCTGGGAGCAGTTAACTCAAGACTGGGAGTCAAGAGGCCAGGCCCACGAAGAACCTTCTGTAGCTTCATCTCCAAATGGTAAGGAGAGTAAGCTAAGAAGATCTGAGGCGCCTTGTGCTCCCATGCCTAAAAAACCTCATCAGCCATCTGACGAAGTGGGCACATCCATAGAGCACcccagggaggcagaagaggtAATGGATGCAGTGTGTCAAGAATCGCCAGGGCCCGCGAGCATCACAGACCAGGAGGCCAGTGAAAACCATGTTGCTGCCACGGGGAGTCAACTCTGTGTTCTCAG GAGTAGAAAATTACTGAAGCAACTGTCAGCCTGGTGTGGGCCCAGTTCTGAGGACACTCGGGGAGCCCGGCGAGCTCCTGGCAGAGGCCAGCAAGGATTGACCAGAGAGGCCTGCCTGTCCATCTTGGGCCACTTCCCCAGGGCCCTGGTGTGGGTCAGCCTGTCTCTGCTCAGCAAGGGCAGCCCCGAGCCTCACACCATGATCTGCGTCCCAGCCAAGGAGGACTTCCTCCAGCTCCGTGAGGACTGGCATTACTGTGGGCCCCAGGAATCCAAACACAGTGACCCATTCAGGAGCaagatcctggaacagaaagagaagaagaaaagggagaagaggcAGAAGCCGGGATGCGCCTCTTCTGATGGCCCGGCGTGGGAAGAGCCCGTGGCTGGGCAGGAAGCTCTGACTCTGGGGCTGTGGTCAGGCCCTCTGCCGCGTGTGACGATGCACTGCTCCAGAACTCTCCTAGGCTTTGTGACTCAGGGAGATTTTTCCATGGCTGTTGGCTGTGGAGAAGCCCTGGGGTTTGTTAGCTTGACAGGCTTGCTGGATACGCTGTCCAGCCAGCCGGCAGCGCAGAGGGGCTTAGTGCTACTGAGGCCTCCTGCCTCTCTGCAATATCGATTTGCGAGGATTGCTATTGAGGTGTGA